The following coding sequences are from one Triticum aestivum cultivar Chinese Spring chromosome 5A, IWGSC CS RefSeq v2.1, whole genome shotgun sequence window:
- the LOC123107890 gene encoding zealexin A1 synthase has translation MELAQMAETTPVQLVCYSLLCVLVVTIVLKLKLKIRPDSAGRLNLPPGPWALPVIGHMHFLLGALPHQAMRSLARRHGPVMLLRLGHVPTLVLSSSEAAREVMKVHDAAFANRPVYATADVLTYGGQNISFARLDSRHWKTARKLCSVELLSPRRVRSFRPIREEEAARLVRSVVADAGTAAAVNVSERVKVMMNDVIMRVSVGDRCQQRELYLEELDRGLGVLSGFNLTDLFPTSRLARALGGRSLRAAWEVRERIQSILDAMVEDHKRAMESEEATAAGAGHENEDILTTLLRFQTDGGMGGIALTNENVNGILFDIFSAGSETTATTTVWAMSELIRNPRTMAIAQSEVRRVLQGKTKVAEADIDGQLHYLQMVIKETFRLHPPVPLLLPRLCTEQKKIMGYDVPPGTTVFANVWAIGKDEKSWTDASEFKPERFEVEKVDYGGTDFRFLPGGAGRRMCPGMMFGVSNMEIALASLLYHFDWRLPDGASPEKLDMTEAYGITARRKTNLLLEATVFVP, from the exons ATGGAGCTAGCTCAAATGGCAGAAACCACACCCGTTCAGCTCGTCTGCTACAGTCTGCTCTGCGTCCTTGTCGTCACCATAGTcctcaagctcaagctcaagatcagACCAGACTCTGCCGGCCgtctgaacctgcctcccggcccATGGGCGCTGCCGGTGATCGGCCACATGCACTTCCTGCTGGGCGCCCTGCCGCACCAGGCCATGCGCAGTCTCGCCCGGCGGCATGGGCCCGTCATGCTCCTCCGCCTGGGCCACGTCCCGACGCTGGTGCTCTCCTCCTCGGAGGCGGCAAGGGAGGTGATGAAGGTCCATGACGCCGCCTTCGCCAACCGGCCCGTGTACGCCACCGCGGACGTCCTCACCTACGGAGGGCAGAACATCTCCTTCGCACGCCTCGACAGCCGGCACTGGAAGACCGCCCGGAAGCTGTGCAGCGTGGAGCTGCTCAGCCCGAGGCGCGTCCGCTCCTTCCGCCCCatccgggaggaggaggcggcgaggctCGTGCGGTCCGTCGTCGCTGATGCCGGCACCGCGGCCGCCGTCAACGTCAGCGAGAGGGTGAAGGTGATGATGAACGACGTCATCATGAGGGTCTCCGTCGGCGACCGGTGCCAGCAGCGGGAGCTGTACCTGGAGGAGCTGGACAGGGGGCTGGGCGTCTTGTCCGGGTTCAACCTGACCGACCTGTTCCCGACGTCGCGCCTGGCACGGGCGCTCGGCGGTAGGTCCCTGAGGGCGGCATGGGAGGTGCGCGAGAGGATCCAGTCCATCTTGGACGCCATGGTCGAGGACCACAAGAGGGCGATGGAGAGCGAGGAAGCCACTGCCGCCGGCGCCGGCCATGAGAACGAGGACATCCTCACCACCCTGCTGCGGTTCCAGACGGACGGTGGGATGGGCGGCATCGCCCTCACGAACGAGAATGTCAACGGCATCTTGTTC GACATTTTCTCCGCCGGGTCAGAGACGACGGCGACGACCACCGTCTGGGCCATGTCGGAGCTTATCAGGAACCCACGGACAATGGCCATCGCACAGTCTGAAGTGCGGCGAGTGCTCCAAGGCAAGACCAAGGTGGCCGAGGCGGACATCGACGGCCAGCTCCACTACCTCCAGATGGTAATCAAGGAGACCTTCAGGTTGCACCCTCCGGTGCCGTTGCTCCTCCCGAGGCTGTGCACggaacagaaaaaaatcatgggCTACGACGTGCCTCCGGGCACCACGGTGTTTGCAAACGTGTGGGCCATCGGCAAGGACGAGAAGAGCTGGACCGACGCGAGCGAGTTCAAGCCCGAGAGGTTCGAGGTCGAGAAGGTGGACTACGGTGGTACCGACTTCAGGTTCCTCCCTGGTGGCGCCGGTCGAAGGATGTGCCCTGGTATGATGTTTGGTGTGTCCAACATGGAGATTGCTCTCGCGAGCCTTCTCTATCACTTCGACTGGAGGCTCCCCGATGGTGCGAGTCCGGAGAAGCTTGATATGACCGAGGCATATGGGATCACGGCGCGTCGGAAGACTAACCTCTTGTTGGAAGCTACTGTTTTTGTGCCTTAG
- the LOC123107891 gene encoding uncharacterized protein: MSSDDELRGLLVQEATTAIVSGADPSRPSARSAHFLLPRAGGARLPALPSPPRNAGPVLGDELPVDWTAWPGSSKLWRRWVARLRPRHERLWRKLGILDAVLATTGWVRRDEGLLLQLAAFWSGDTNTFVFPWGEATVTLEDMAVLGGLPLLGRPVWSRLPDELRGDVDALEAARIAPNRCTNKKPSFAQWVKRFVEPPTGEVAAAGRGEAEAATLLEHGAFLAMWLTRYVLPAPPFDVVRPDVFPLAAGLARGRCSALAPAVLANIYNDLSALSHHLSLGTTHQPFVASAPLHILQLWVWERFPELRPETPNTASHGDDQGMPRAVKWHNIRNPLDPGYIHAVLMSPEEFEWRPYGGSSFALPQGKDGKDGCWVHCHVVATSKELQSFAQCLLPCELVGMQCIEHYCPHRVARQLGFDQDVPGTIPRANSCRKTAWATYRMRPEDVSFFVPQRDPGMTVEYAQWWKPYSSACAAAVANAARMKQLHAAVISPRTMKDEGLPAPAGVGDAQDCTESSKDIIMVHNNCGYELANNVQSDTTPSQGSTVNKVTHVTSVDVFVLEGSIDDEVQTHNVTEKEVQRAKVDTESSGVLEGNNDDASCDGLVYGNSEMVKRVISTKTLYYLRPFEWVKDAQVRDSRATNAGQVILQPGREVGTPEMIREASEAREAEKVELETIITRLKEQVVALEMQLRDRTTSKI; the protein is encoded by the exons ATGTCcagcgacgacgagctccgcggccTCCTAGTACAGGAAGCCACCACCGCGATCGTCTCCGGCGCCGATCCCTCCCGCCCCTCGGCCCGATCGGCCCACTTCCTCCTCCCCCGCGCGGGGGGCGCTCGCCTCCCCGCTCTGCCGTCCCCGCCCCGCAATGCCGGCCCTGTTCTTGGCGACGAGCTCCCTGTGGATTGGACGGCCTGGCCCGGCTCCTCGAAGCTGTGGAGGCGGTGGGTGGCCAGGCTCCGGCCGCGGCATGAGCGCCTGTGGCGGAAGCTTGGGATCTTGGACGCCGTCCTCGCGACCACCGGCTGGGTGCGGCGGGACGAGGGCCTGCTGCTGCAGCTCGCGGCTTTCTGGTCCGGCGACACCAACACGTTCGTCTTCCCGTGGGGCGAGGCCACGGTGACGCTGGAGGACATGGCCGTGCTCGGGGGCCTGCCCCTGCTGGGCCGGCCGGTGTGGTCCCGGCTCCCGGACGAGCTCCGCGGCGACGTGGACGCGCTCGAAGCCGCCCGGATCGCGCCCAACAGATGCACGAACAAGAAACCCTCGTTTGCCCAGTGGGTTAAGCGATTCGTGGAGCCGCCGACGGGGGAGGTCGCTGCCGCCGGCAGAGGAGAGGCCGAGGCGGCCACATTGCTCGAGCACGGGGCGTTTCTGGCCATGTGGTTGACCAGATAcgtgcttccggcgccgccattcGACGTGGTCAGACCGGACGTGTTCCCCCTCGCCGCCGGACTGGCGCGCGGCAGGTGCTCGGCCCTCGCACCCGCCGTTCTTGCCAACATCTACAATGACCTCTCCGCACTCAGTCACCACTTAAGCTTGGGCACCACCCATCAGCCGTTCGTGGCGAGTGCGCCACTGCACATCCTCCAGCTATGGGTCTGGGAGCGCTTCCCAGAGCTTCGTCCTGAGACACCAAACACTGCCTCCCACGGCGACGATCAGGGCATGCCGAGGGCTGTCAAGTGGCACAACATCAGAAACCCGCTTGATCCTGGGTACATCCACGCCGTGCTCATGTCCCCGGAGGAGTTCGAATGGAGGCCTTATGGAGGCAGTAGCTTTGCTCTGCCACAAGGCAAAGATGGCAAAGATGGCTGCTGGGTGCACTGCCATGTTGTAGCAACAAGCAAGGAGCTGCAATCCTTTGCGCAGTGTCTGCTACCTTGTGAACTCGTCGGCATGCAATGCATCGAGCACTACTGTCCGCACCGCGTCGCAAGGCAGCTGGGCTTCGATCAAGACGTGCCCGGGACTATCCCCCGTGCCAATTCATGTCGAAAGACCGCGTGGGCGACATACAGGATGCGGCCTGAAGACGTTTCCTTTTTCGTTCCGCAACGTGATCCGGGCATGACGGTTGAATATGCACAATGGTGGAAGCCTTACTCGTCAGCATGTGCTGCTGCTGTTGCTAATGCTGCAAGGATGAAACAACTTCATGCCGCAGTTATTAGCCCAAGAACCATGAAAGATGAAGGGCTCCCTGCCCCTGCTGGTGTAGGAGATGCGCAGGACTGCACCGAGTCGTCCAAAGATATCATCATGGTGCACAACAATTGTGGTTATGAGCTTGCTAATAATGTCCAAAGTGATACCACTCCCAGTCAAGGATCCACAGTTAATAAAGTAACTCATGTCACTAGTGTTGATGTCTTTGTCTTAGAAGGATCCATTGATGATGAGGTGCAGACACACAATGTCACAGAAAAGGAAGTTCAGAGAGCGAAGGTGGATACAGAAAGCTCAGGTGTTTTGGAAG GAAACAATGATGATGCATCTTGTGATGGTCTAGTATATGGAAACAGTGAAATGGTCAAGAGAGTAATTTCTACCAAAACACTCTACTATCTTAGACCATTCGAGTGGGTGAAAGATGCCCAGGTCAGAGATTCAAGAGCCACCAATGCAGGTCAAGTGATTCTCCAACCAGGACGGGAAGTCGGGACACCGGAAATGATTAGAGAGGCGTCTGAAGCTCGAGAAGCAGAAAAGGTTGAGTTGGAAACAATAATCACTCGTCTCAAGGAACAAGTTGTCGCGCTAGAGATGCAGTTGCGGGACAGGACAACCTCTAAAATTTGA